Proteins co-encoded in one Neodiprion lecontei isolate iyNeoLeco1 chromosome 3, iyNeoLeco1.1, whole genome shotgun sequence genomic window:
- the LOC107225367 gene encoding sodium- and chloride-dependent transporter XTRP3 isoform X3, whose amino-acid sequence MVVKAEGARNGHELAPLNGEGGQPGQGGGHNVTIVVGGSQGGGGQKTKEENRAAWSGKMQFFLSIIGYSVGLGNIWRFPYLCQQNGGGAFLIPFFVMLILEGVPLFLIELGVGQKMRQGALGVWNTIHPWLGGIGIASCIVTFFVALYYNVIIAWCFYYLVNSLQAVTVKFGEPLPWATCPMVNDKPVEECAKSSETAYFWYRTTLDAAPSIEDGQGLKWWIVVCLLVSWIIVFFIVMKGIQSSGKVVYFTSMFPYLVLTIFFIRGITLKGASAGLVHMYTPKVEMLLKPTVWLDAATQVFYSFGLAFGSLIAFGSYNTPDNNCVRDVILVSVCNAFTAIYASVVIFAILGFKAMSNVDKCIAGNKELLLFNGLLLSNSTDEQYEDIVTNFNSTAENFTIATCSLEEQLDAAAEGTGLAFIVFTQAIVELPGAPFWSCIFFLMLLALGLGSQIGILEGMLCVIFDIDLFKRVKKQYITAVVCVICFCVGLIFTTGAGEYWLKMFDSFAGTIGLVVVGLMEMVAVIYIYGHEKFTKDIEDMTGYRPGWYWQVTWRFLAPLIMAGILVSSIVCMFIQKPEYSAWDATKGVSVPTSYPGWVLVIAVIIVIAGVAPMPIVFFLRRFQCVKLDVDIHQGSIRRIDTTVSTKEMMGDVDL is encoded by the exons ATGGTAGTAAAGGCCGAGGGAGCTAGAAATGGCCACGAACTGGCACCCCTGAATGGCGAGGGTGGCCAGCCTGGTCAGGGCGGGGGACACAACGTGACGATAGTTGTCGGAGGGAGTCAGGGTGGCGGTGGTCAGAAGACCAAGGAAGAAAACAGGGCAGCATGGAGTGGAAAGATGCAATTCTTCCTCAGCATCATCGGGTACAGCGTTGGTCTCGGAAATATATGGAGATTTCCTTACCTTTGCCAGCAAAATGGAGGGG GGGCCTTTCTCATTCCATTTTTCGTGATGTTGATCCTCGAGGGAGTGCCTTTGTTCCTGATAGAACTAGGTGTCGGACAGAAAATGAGACAAGGAGCCCTGGGAGTCTGGAACACGATACATCCTTGGCTCGGAGGTATAGGTATTGCCTCCTGCATCGTCACCTTCTTCGTAGCACTTTACTACAACGTTATCATTGCCTGGTGTTTCTACTACCTCGTGAACTCCTTGCAG GCTGTGACGGTTAAATTTGGc GAACCGCTGCCTTGGGCAACGTGTCCGATGGTGAACGATAAGCCCGTCGAAGAATGCGCGAAGAGTTCAGAAACCGCGTATTTCTGGTACAGAACAACCTTGGACGCCGCACCTTCGATTGAAGATGGACAAGGTTTGAAATGGTGGATCGTTGTGTGCCTCCTCGTCAGTTGGATCATCGTTTTCTTCATCGTGATGAAGGGGATCCAATCGTCGGGAAAA GTCGTTTACTTCACTTCGATGTTTCCATACCTAGTGCTGACCATCTTCTTCATCAGAGGGATAACGCTGAAGGGTGCAAGCGCGGGATTGGTTCACATGTATACTCCGAAG GTGGAAATGCTGTTGAAGCCGACTGTTTGGCTGGATGCGGCAACCCAAGTGTTCTACAGTTTCGGTCTTGCTTTTGGCTCCTTGATAGCATTCGGCAGTTACAACACTCCGGACAACAATTGTGTTCGTGACGTTATTCTCGTTAGCGTCTGCAACGCGTTCACCGCGATCTATGCCAGTGTTGTAATATTTGCGATTCTGGGATTCAAGGCGATGAGTAACGTCGATAAGTGCATTGCTGG CAATAAAGAACTGTTGTTATTCAATGGACTACTGTTGTCGAATTCGACGGATGAACAATACGAGGACATAGTAACCAATTTCAATTCTACGGCCGAAAATTTCACCATAGCAACCTGTAGTCTTGAAGAACAGCTCGACGCG GCTGCCGAAGGAACTGGTTTGGCGTTTATAGTTTTCACTCAAGCGATAGTGGAGCTCCCAGGTGCGCCATTTTGGTCCTGTATCTTTTTCTTGATGCTGCTAGCCTTGGGCTTGGGATCGCAGATCGGGATTCTCGAAGGGATGCTCTGCGTGATCTTTGATATAGACCTCTTTAAGAGAGTTAAAAAACAGTACATCACCG CGGTTGTCTGCGTAATCTGCTTCTGCGTCGGTTTGATATTCACCACCGGGGCTGGCGAATACTGGTTGAAGATGTTCGACAGCTTTGCCGGTACAATAGGACTCGTCGTTGTCGGATTGATGGAAATGGTTGCGGTCATTTACATCTACGGACACGAAAA GTTCACCAAGGACATTGAGGACATGACGGGGTATCGACCTGGGTGGTATTGGCAGGTGACGTGGAGATTCTTGGCGCCCCTAATCATGGCGGGGATTCTCGTTTCCAGcatcgtttgcatgttcattcaAAAACCGGAATATTCGGCTTGGGACGCGACGAAA GGAGTCAGCGTTCCTACAAGCTATCCAGGCTGGGTCCTCGTCATTGCAGTGATCATCGTGATCGCTGGTGTAGCGCCAATGCCGATAGTATTCTTCCTGAGAAGATTCCAGTGCGTTAAACTGGACGTTGACATTCACCAGGGTAGCATTCGACGCATTGATACTACTGTCTCAACGAAGGAGATGATGGGCGACGTTGAC TTATAG
- the LOC107225367 gene encoding sodium- and chloride-dependent transporter XTRP3 isoform X1, translating into MVVKAEGARNGHELAPLNGEGGQPGQGGGHNVTIVVGGSQGGGGQKTKEENRAAWSGKMQFFLSIIGYSVGLGNIWRFPYLCQQNGGGAFLIPFFVMLILEGVPLFLIELGVGQKMRQGALGVWNTIHPWLGGIGIASCIVTFFVALYYNVIIAWCFYYLVNSLQAVTVKFGEPLPWATCPMVNDKPVEECAKSSETAYFWYRTTLDAAPSIEDGQGLKWWIVVCLLVSWIIVFFIVMKGIQSSGKVVYFTSMFPYLVLTIFFIRGITLKGASAGLVHMYTPKVEMLLKPTVWLDAATQVFYSFGLAFGSLIAFGSYNTPDNNCVRDVILVSVCNAFTAIYASVVIFAILGFKAMSNVDKCIAGNKELLLFNGLLLSNSTDEQYEDIVTNFNSTAENFTIATCSLEEQLDAAAEGTGLAFIVFTQAIVELPGAPFWSCIFFLMLLALGLGSQIGILEGMLCVIFDIDLFKRVKKQYITAVVCVICFCVGLIFTTGAGEYWLKMFDSFAGTIGLVVVGLMEMVAVIYIYGHEKFTKDIEDMTGYRPGWYWQVTWRFLAPLIMAGILVSSIVCMFIQKPEYSAWDATKGVSVPTSYPGWVLVIAVIIVIAGVAPMPIVFFLRRFQCVKLDVDIHQGSIRRIDTTVSTKEMMGDVDLDEYHDRLEDFPEEEEDEDDNSDDDNNTAPSSTRMVANQMKGKAFKMEVMDF; encoded by the exons ATGGTAGTAAAGGCCGAGGGAGCTAGAAATGGCCACGAACTGGCACCCCTGAATGGCGAGGGTGGCCAGCCTGGTCAGGGCGGGGGACACAACGTGACGATAGTTGTCGGAGGGAGTCAGGGTGGCGGTGGTCAGAAGACCAAGGAAGAAAACAGGGCAGCATGGAGTGGAAAGATGCAATTCTTCCTCAGCATCATCGGGTACAGCGTTGGTCTCGGAAATATATGGAGATTTCCTTACCTTTGCCAGCAAAATGGAGGGG GGGCCTTTCTCATTCCATTTTTCGTGATGTTGATCCTCGAGGGAGTGCCTTTGTTCCTGATAGAACTAGGTGTCGGACAGAAAATGAGACAAGGAGCCCTGGGAGTCTGGAACACGATACATCCTTGGCTCGGAGGTATAGGTATTGCCTCCTGCATCGTCACCTTCTTCGTAGCACTTTACTACAACGTTATCATTGCCTGGTGTTTCTACTACCTCGTGAACTCCTTGCAG GCTGTGACGGTTAAATTTGGc GAACCGCTGCCTTGGGCAACGTGTCCGATGGTGAACGATAAGCCCGTCGAAGAATGCGCGAAGAGTTCAGAAACCGCGTATTTCTGGTACAGAACAACCTTGGACGCCGCACCTTCGATTGAAGATGGACAAGGTTTGAAATGGTGGATCGTTGTGTGCCTCCTCGTCAGTTGGATCATCGTTTTCTTCATCGTGATGAAGGGGATCCAATCGTCGGGAAAA GTCGTTTACTTCACTTCGATGTTTCCATACCTAGTGCTGACCATCTTCTTCATCAGAGGGATAACGCTGAAGGGTGCAAGCGCGGGATTGGTTCACATGTATACTCCGAAG GTGGAAATGCTGTTGAAGCCGACTGTTTGGCTGGATGCGGCAACCCAAGTGTTCTACAGTTTCGGTCTTGCTTTTGGCTCCTTGATAGCATTCGGCAGTTACAACACTCCGGACAACAATTGTGTTCGTGACGTTATTCTCGTTAGCGTCTGCAACGCGTTCACCGCGATCTATGCCAGTGTTGTAATATTTGCGATTCTGGGATTCAAGGCGATGAGTAACGTCGATAAGTGCATTGCTGG CAATAAAGAACTGTTGTTATTCAATGGACTACTGTTGTCGAATTCGACGGATGAACAATACGAGGACATAGTAACCAATTTCAATTCTACGGCCGAAAATTTCACCATAGCAACCTGTAGTCTTGAAGAACAGCTCGACGCG GCTGCCGAAGGAACTGGTTTGGCGTTTATAGTTTTCACTCAAGCGATAGTGGAGCTCCCAGGTGCGCCATTTTGGTCCTGTATCTTTTTCTTGATGCTGCTAGCCTTGGGCTTGGGATCGCAGATCGGGATTCTCGAAGGGATGCTCTGCGTGATCTTTGATATAGACCTCTTTAAGAGAGTTAAAAAACAGTACATCACCG CGGTTGTCTGCGTAATCTGCTTCTGCGTCGGTTTGATATTCACCACCGGGGCTGGCGAATACTGGTTGAAGATGTTCGACAGCTTTGCCGGTACAATAGGACTCGTCGTTGTCGGATTGATGGAAATGGTTGCGGTCATTTACATCTACGGACACGAAAA GTTCACCAAGGACATTGAGGACATGACGGGGTATCGACCTGGGTGGTATTGGCAGGTGACGTGGAGATTCTTGGCGCCCCTAATCATGGCGGGGATTCTCGTTTCCAGcatcgtttgcatgttcattcaAAAACCGGAATATTCGGCTTGGGACGCGACGAAA GGAGTCAGCGTTCCTACAAGCTATCCAGGCTGGGTCCTCGTCATTGCAGTGATCATCGTGATCGCTGGTGTAGCGCCAATGCCGATAGTATTCTTCCTGAGAAGATTCCAGTGCGTTAAACTGGACGTTGACATTCACCAGGGTAGCATTCGACGCATTGATACTACTGTCTCAACGAAGGAGATGATGGGCGACGTTGAC
- the LOC107225367 gene encoding sodium- and chloride-dependent transporter XTRP3 isoform X2 produces MVVKAEGARNGHELAPLNGEGGQPGQGGGHNVTIVVGGSQGGGGQKTKEENRAAWSGKMQFFLSIIGYSVGLGNIWRFPYLCQQNGGGAFLIPFFVMLILEGVPLFLIELGVGQKMRQGALGVWNTIHPWLGGIGIASCIVTFFVALYYNVIIAWCFYYLVNSLQEPLPWATCPMVNDKPVEECAKSSETAYFWYRTTLDAAPSIEDGQGLKWWIVVCLLVSWIIVFFIVMKGIQSSGKVVYFTSMFPYLVLTIFFIRGITLKGASAGLVHMYTPKVEMLLKPTVWLDAATQVFYSFGLAFGSLIAFGSYNTPDNNCVRDVILVSVCNAFTAIYASVVIFAILGFKAMSNVDKCIAGNKELLLFNGLLLSNSTDEQYEDIVTNFNSTAENFTIATCSLEEQLDAAAEGTGLAFIVFTQAIVELPGAPFWSCIFFLMLLALGLGSQIGILEGMLCVIFDIDLFKRVKKQYITAVVCVICFCVGLIFTTGAGEYWLKMFDSFAGTIGLVVVGLMEMVAVIYIYGHEKFTKDIEDMTGYRPGWYWQVTWRFLAPLIMAGILVSSIVCMFIQKPEYSAWDATKGVSVPTSYPGWVLVIAVIIVIAGVAPMPIVFFLRRFQCVKLDVDIHQGSIRRIDTTVSTKEMMGDVDLDEYHDRLEDFPEEEEDEDDNSDDDNNTAPSSTRMVANQMKGKAFKMEVMDF; encoded by the exons ATGGTAGTAAAGGCCGAGGGAGCTAGAAATGGCCACGAACTGGCACCCCTGAATGGCGAGGGTGGCCAGCCTGGTCAGGGCGGGGGACACAACGTGACGATAGTTGTCGGAGGGAGTCAGGGTGGCGGTGGTCAGAAGACCAAGGAAGAAAACAGGGCAGCATGGAGTGGAAAGATGCAATTCTTCCTCAGCATCATCGGGTACAGCGTTGGTCTCGGAAATATATGGAGATTTCCTTACCTTTGCCAGCAAAATGGAGGGG GGGCCTTTCTCATTCCATTTTTCGTGATGTTGATCCTCGAGGGAGTGCCTTTGTTCCTGATAGAACTAGGTGTCGGACAGAAAATGAGACAAGGAGCCCTGGGAGTCTGGAACACGATACATCCTTGGCTCGGAGGTATAGGTATTGCCTCCTGCATCGTCACCTTCTTCGTAGCACTTTACTACAACGTTATCATTGCCTGGTGTTTCTACTACCTCGTGAACTCCTTGCAG GAACCGCTGCCTTGGGCAACGTGTCCGATGGTGAACGATAAGCCCGTCGAAGAATGCGCGAAGAGTTCAGAAACCGCGTATTTCTGGTACAGAACAACCTTGGACGCCGCACCTTCGATTGAAGATGGACAAGGTTTGAAATGGTGGATCGTTGTGTGCCTCCTCGTCAGTTGGATCATCGTTTTCTTCATCGTGATGAAGGGGATCCAATCGTCGGGAAAA GTCGTTTACTTCACTTCGATGTTTCCATACCTAGTGCTGACCATCTTCTTCATCAGAGGGATAACGCTGAAGGGTGCAAGCGCGGGATTGGTTCACATGTATACTCCGAAG GTGGAAATGCTGTTGAAGCCGACTGTTTGGCTGGATGCGGCAACCCAAGTGTTCTACAGTTTCGGTCTTGCTTTTGGCTCCTTGATAGCATTCGGCAGTTACAACACTCCGGACAACAATTGTGTTCGTGACGTTATTCTCGTTAGCGTCTGCAACGCGTTCACCGCGATCTATGCCAGTGTTGTAATATTTGCGATTCTGGGATTCAAGGCGATGAGTAACGTCGATAAGTGCATTGCTGG CAATAAAGAACTGTTGTTATTCAATGGACTACTGTTGTCGAATTCGACGGATGAACAATACGAGGACATAGTAACCAATTTCAATTCTACGGCCGAAAATTTCACCATAGCAACCTGTAGTCTTGAAGAACAGCTCGACGCG GCTGCCGAAGGAACTGGTTTGGCGTTTATAGTTTTCACTCAAGCGATAGTGGAGCTCCCAGGTGCGCCATTTTGGTCCTGTATCTTTTTCTTGATGCTGCTAGCCTTGGGCTTGGGATCGCAGATCGGGATTCTCGAAGGGATGCTCTGCGTGATCTTTGATATAGACCTCTTTAAGAGAGTTAAAAAACAGTACATCACCG CGGTTGTCTGCGTAATCTGCTTCTGCGTCGGTTTGATATTCACCACCGGGGCTGGCGAATACTGGTTGAAGATGTTCGACAGCTTTGCCGGTACAATAGGACTCGTCGTTGTCGGATTGATGGAAATGGTTGCGGTCATTTACATCTACGGACACGAAAA GTTCACCAAGGACATTGAGGACATGACGGGGTATCGACCTGGGTGGTATTGGCAGGTGACGTGGAGATTCTTGGCGCCCCTAATCATGGCGGGGATTCTCGTTTCCAGcatcgtttgcatgttcattcaAAAACCGGAATATTCGGCTTGGGACGCGACGAAA GGAGTCAGCGTTCCTACAAGCTATCCAGGCTGGGTCCTCGTCATTGCAGTGATCATCGTGATCGCTGGTGTAGCGCCAATGCCGATAGTATTCTTCCTGAGAAGATTCCAGTGCGTTAAACTGGACGTTGACATTCACCAGGGTAGCATTCGACGCATTGATACTACTGTCTCAACGAAGGAGATGATGGGCGACGTTGAC
- the LOC107223261 gene encoding venom serine protease 34 → MTKYLALVALVVGWSTKTWAIDAGCDYYQVISPGKTYYVYSPGYPESYTGQHSCRWYAKSATKVKISCQTFSLPASNNCAGDRLSISPSGNLQLADAHNYCGVGTFDTTSNGNNMNIVFTAFKGTSGGRFLCTLEATPNASSPTCNCGWKKQSRIVGGTTTGVNEFPMMAGIVDVNQRLVFCGATIISPTVVASAAHCLQNMATKETAVLVGDHDLSTGTDTSAAVLHLVAKILLHPSYSVDTNANDISLVFTLEPIVFNMDVGPACLPFAYASTTFVGNEVEMLGWGTLEFAGAKSDVLQKVKVNVTSINRCQQSFPQVTNKQICTYTPGKDACQFDSGGPLLWQNEINGRLFLVGIISFGELCADKKPAVNTRVGAYLDWILSNTPDDYCRVQ, encoded by the exons ATGACAA AATACTTGGCACTGGTAGCTCTCGTAGTTGGCTGGTCGACGAAGACCTGGGCCATAGACGCGGGTTGTGATTACTACCAAGTCATTTCACCCGGGAAAACGTACTACGTCTACAGCCCTGGGTACCCCGAGTCTTACACTGGCCAACATTCGTGTCGGTGGTACGCGAAGAGCGCAACGAAGGTCAAGATCAGTTGTCAGACCTTTTCCCTGCCAGCC TCCAACAACTGCGCCGGAGACAGACTTTCCATCTCCCCAAGTGGTAACCTTCAGCTGGCCGATGCGCACAATTACTGCGGAGTCGGAACCTTCGACACCACGTCCAATGGCAACAACATGAACATCGTCTTCACGGCGTTTAAGGGAACCAGCGGAGGCAGGTTTCTCTGCACCCTCGAAGCGACGCCCAATGCCTCTTCACCGACCTGCAACTGCGGATGGAAGAAGCAG TCAAGAATCGTTGGTGGCACAACGACGGGTGTCAACGAGTTTCCGATGATGGCTGGAATCGTCGATGTCAATCAGCGACTCGTCTTCTGTGGCGCAACCATTATCTCCCCAACTGTCGTTGCATCCGCCGCTCACTGCTTGCAGAACATGGCTACTAAAGAAACCGCCGTTTTGGTTGGGGATCATGACCTTTCTACTG GTACCGATACATCGGCAGCGGTACTTCACCTCGTTGCCAAAATACTTCTTCATCCATCGTATAGCGTGGATACTAACGCAAATGACATTTCGTTAGTATTCACGCTGGAACCCATTGTTTTTAATATGGATGTGGGtccagcgtgtcttcccttcGCATACGCCTCGACGACGTTCGTTGGAAATGAGGTTGAAATGTTAG GCTGGGGCACGCTCGAGTTTGCCGGAGCGAAATCAGACGTGTTACAAAAAGTCAAGGTGAACGTCACGTCGATCAATCGTTGTCAGCAATCGTTTCCACAGGttacaaacaaacaaatctgCACTTATACACCGGGAAAAGACGCTTGTCAG TTTGACAGTGGCGGACCTCTTCTCTGGCAAAATGAAATCAATGGGAGATTATTTCTCGTTGGAATAATCAGTTTCGGAGAACTTTGCGCCGACAAGAAACCCGCTGTTAACACTCGTGTCGGTGCGTACCTGGACTGGATCTTGTCGAACACGCCAG ACGATTACTGCAGGGTTCAGTGA
- the LOC107223252 gene encoding centrosomal protein of 89 kDa isoform X1, whose amino-acid sequence MSYFYGAPVTNFDNCHEKRSGRKHNKHRSLAPDGTDLEPVHRSRHRHKHVSRSRHAPKLKLSPNDTQDMNPENENASTPKSRSKRHLQKDIQRLLEENEKLASRLESSAGDSGIQQSTAKDLRDKEALIIKLQNKNEKMQIACKDINTENIKLKELLNQRETDYRKLHIHHEELTQFAQGIEEEKNHLLIVTQKLKADKLQLIEDLGLLKNLIYKLNVEIERYQDKLRQEDRNGLQQIDTGTACEVDTTNDTNKMLESWGRVNIHALGPLLDAYQENLSEKDDLIKKYGKEIEEFSGRCKDIIAENEMLHKEIKDLVSKLKSKTEEIEELTRDATVVKEQNDLLTKQVSLLKQKLVEIHAVYEKKVESMSRDNEKIHNDFLACKSELSNIQGKYEILNEGYEKLKHNNERTMPVSVHMAAIDECKHLFEELKSQYELEKQKLLNKIKYLEETQPENERQLIIVTAERDQLKTTVKCLEKNLKRTQHKLEHLQNSIYSIQVSRDSLKRQLNKTAGYCEELAAEQERLVKENRELSVVLQEREKENENYQYLGDSIVNRMGNLKNQIKSVQAGAKEQLKTVEKHIKSQEIGADQMKTEYQRELERLKQLLRQKEDLIGKLQREKYATQDNLELVWRAATSGDKKVKDVLKNTKIYNI is encoded by the exons ATGTCATATTTCTATGGAGCACCTGTCACAAATTTTGATAACTGCCACGAAAAACGTTCTGGACGAAAG CATAATAAACACAGATCTTTGGCACCTGATGGCACAGATCTAGAACCAGTTCACAGATCCAGACACCGCCACAAACACGTATCTAGATCCAGACACGCTCCAAAGCTTAAACTCTCACCTAATGACACACAGGATATGAAtcctgaaaatgaaaatgccTCGACACCAAAAAGTAGGAGTAAGCGCCATCTCCAAAAAGATATACAGCGCCTActcgaagaaaatgaaaaattggcaTCTAGATTGGAATCATCTGCTGGAGATTCCGGTATACAACAAA gTACGGCTAAGGATCTGAGAGATAAGGAAGCACTGATAATCAAATTAcagaacaaaaatgaaaagatgCAGATTGCTTGCAAAGATATTAACACAGAGAATATAAAGCTCAAAGAACTTTTAAATCAGCGAGAAACTGATTACAGAAAACTGCATATACATCACGAGGAGTTGACACAGTTCGCTCAAGGGAtagaagaggagaaaaatcaTCTCTTGATTGTCACTCAAAAGTTGAAAGCAGACAAATTACAACTCATAGAAGACTTGGGCttgctgaaaaatttaatctatAAGCTTAATGTGGAAATTGAGAGGTATCAAGACAAGTTGAGGCAAGAGGATCGTAACGGCTTGCAACAAATTGACACTGGCACTGCTTGTGAAGTTGATACAACGAATGATACTAACAAAATGTTAGAATCATGGGGTCGAGTCAATATTCATGCTCTGGGCCCGTTGCTCGATGCTTACCAGGAGAATCTGTCGGAAAAAGATGAccttataaaaaaatatggcaAAGAAATCGAAGAGTTTAGTGGAAGATGTAAAGACATAATTGCCGAAAATGAAATGTTgcacaaagaaataaaagaccTAGTGTCAAAG CTGAAGAGTAAAACAGAAGAAATCGAAGAACTCACTCGAGACGCAACAGTGGTAAAAGAACAAAATGATCTTCTGACGAAGCAGGTCTCATTGCTTAAGCAGAAGCTAGTGGAGATACACGCTGTATACGAAAAAAAGGTTGAGTCTATGTCGCgcgataatgaaaaaatacacaatgaTTTTCTGGCCTGCAAATCAGAGCTCAGTAATATTCAAGGGAAATACGAAATTCTTAACGAAGGTTACGAGAAATTGAAGCACAATAACGAACGAACGATGCCAGTTTCTGTGCACATGGCAGCAATTGATGAGTGTAAGCATTTATTTGAGGAATTGAAGAGTCAGTATGagttggaaaaacaaaagcttctcaacaaaataaaatatctggAGGAAACTCAACCTGAAAATGAGAGACAGCTGATAATAGTCACTGCAGAAAGGGATCAGCTTAAAACCACAGTCAagtgtttggaaaaaaatttaaa ACGGACTCAACATAAGTTAGAACATCTGCAAAATTCTATATATTCTATCCAAGTGTCCCGGGACTCGCTAAAGCGGCAATTAAACAAGACAGCTGGATACTGTGAGGAGTTAGCAGCTGAACAGGAGAGATTGGTCAAAGAGAACCGTGAGCTATCAGTTGTGCTgcaagaaagagaaaaagaaaacgagaatTATCAGTATCTTGGTGACAGTATCGTCAATCGAatgggaaatttaaaaaatcaaataaag AGTGTACAGGCGGGAGCAAAGGAACAACTGAAGACTGTAGAGAAGCATATAAAAAGTCAGGAAATCGGTGCGGATCAAATGAAAACGGAATATCAGCGCGAATTGGAACGCCTTAAGCAATTACTGAGGCAAAAAGAAGATCTGATCGGTAAACTTCAAAGAGAAAAATACGCGACGCAAGATAATTTAGAGCTCGTCTGGCGTGCTGCTACCAGCGGAgataaaaaagtgaaagatgTGTTAAAGAatacgaaaatatataatatttga
- the LOC107223252 gene encoding centrosomal protein of 89 kDa isoform X2, with product MNPENENASTPKSRSKRHLQKDIQRLLEENEKLASRLESSAGDSGIQQSTAKDLRDKEALIIKLQNKNEKMQIACKDINTENIKLKELLNQRETDYRKLHIHHEELTQFAQGIEEEKNHLLIVTQKLKADKLQLIEDLGLLKNLIYKLNVEIERYQDKLRQEDRNGLQQIDTGTACEVDTTNDTNKMLESWGRVNIHALGPLLDAYQENLSEKDDLIKKYGKEIEEFSGRCKDIIAENEMLHKEIKDLVSKLKSKTEEIEELTRDATVVKEQNDLLTKQVSLLKQKLVEIHAVYEKKVESMSRDNEKIHNDFLACKSELSNIQGKYEILNEGYEKLKHNNERTMPVSVHMAAIDECKHLFEELKSQYELEKQKLLNKIKYLEETQPENERQLIIVTAERDQLKTTVKCLEKNLKRTQHKLEHLQNSIYSIQVSRDSLKRQLNKTAGYCEELAAEQERLVKENRELSVVLQEREKENENYQYLGDSIVNRMGNLKNQIKSVQAGAKEQLKTVEKHIKSQEIGADQMKTEYQRELERLKQLLRQKEDLIGKLQREKYATQDNLELVWRAATSGDKKVKDVLKNTKIYNI from the exons ATGAAtcctgaaaatgaaaatgccTCGACACCAAAAAGTAGGAGTAAGCGCCATCTCCAAAAAGATATACAGCGCCTActcgaagaaaatgaaaaattggcaTCTAGATTGGAATCATCTGCTGGAGATTCCGGTATACAACAAA gTACGGCTAAGGATCTGAGAGATAAGGAAGCACTGATAATCAAATTAcagaacaaaaatgaaaagatgCAGATTGCTTGCAAAGATATTAACACAGAGAATATAAAGCTCAAAGAACTTTTAAATCAGCGAGAAACTGATTACAGAAAACTGCATATACATCACGAGGAGTTGACACAGTTCGCTCAAGGGAtagaagaggagaaaaatcaTCTCTTGATTGTCACTCAAAAGTTGAAAGCAGACAAATTACAACTCATAGAAGACTTGGGCttgctgaaaaatttaatctatAAGCTTAATGTGGAAATTGAGAGGTATCAAGACAAGTTGAGGCAAGAGGATCGTAACGGCTTGCAACAAATTGACACTGGCACTGCTTGTGAAGTTGATACAACGAATGATACTAACAAAATGTTAGAATCATGGGGTCGAGTCAATATTCATGCTCTGGGCCCGTTGCTCGATGCTTACCAGGAGAATCTGTCGGAAAAAGATGAccttataaaaaaatatggcaAAGAAATCGAAGAGTTTAGTGGAAGATGTAAAGACATAATTGCCGAAAATGAAATGTTgcacaaagaaataaaagaccTAGTGTCAAAG CTGAAGAGTAAAACAGAAGAAATCGAAGAACTCACTCGAGACGCAACAGTGGTAAAAGAACAAAATGATCTTCTGACGAAGCAGGTCTCATTGCTTAAGCAGAAGCTAGTGGAGATACACGCTGTATACGAAAAAAAGGTTGAGTCTATGTCGCgcgataatgaaaaaatacacaatgaTTTTCTGGCCTGCAAATCAGAGCTCAGTAATATTCAAGGGAAATACGAAATTCTTAACGAAGGTTACGAGAAATTGAAGCACAATAACGAACGAACGATGCCAGTTTCTGTGCACATGGCAGCAATTGATGAGTGTAAGCATTTATTTGAGGAATTGAAGAGTCAGTATGagttggaaaaacaaaagcttctcaacaaaataaaatatctggAGGAAACTCAACCTGAAAATGAGAGACAGCTGATAATAGTCACTGCAGAAAGGGATCAGCTTAAAACCACAGTCAagtgtttggaaaaaaatttaaa ACGGACTCAACATAAGTTAGAACATCTGCAAAATTCTATATATTCTATCCAAGTGTCCCGGGACTCGCTAAAGCGGCAATTAAACAAGACAGCTGGATACTGTGAGGAGTTAGCAGCTGAACAGGAGAGATTGGTCAAAGAGAACCGTGAGCTATCAGTTGTGCTgcaagaaagagaaaaagaaaacgagaatTATCAGTATCTTGGTGACAGTATCGTCAATCGAatgggaaatttaaaaaatcaaataaag AGTGTACAGGCGGGAGCAAAGGAACAACTGAAGACTGTAGAGAAGCATATAAAAAGTCAGGAAATCGGTGCGGATCAAATGAAAACGGAATATCAGCGCGAATTGGAACGCCTTAAGCAATTACTGAGGCAAAAAGAAGATCTGATCGGTAAACTTCAAAGAGAAAAATACGCGACGCAAGATAATTTAGAGCTCGTCTGGCGTGCTGCTACCAGCGGAgataaaaaagtgaaagatgTGTTAAAGAatacgaaaatatataatatttga